From a single Clostridium isatidis genomic region:
- a CDS encoding PTS transporter subunit EIIC: protein MKEKIMNQLQNFSKGMFVPVLILPIAGIIIALGNILTNAKLAEVLPFLQNDLVFGLGKMLSGSLVSILTNLGIIFCVGLSVGLAKKKKAEAGFTSLLVFLVFINAMNIFLTLTEKLVPADALRGSGQTTVLGVQVLDMGVFLGIILGIVVSYVHNKYCEKEFNGAFQIYGGTRLVFIILIPVTVLLAVVFSFVWPFVQKFINSTGTFIQNAGNLGIFVYGTLERLLIPTGLHHLVYTPFLYSSLGGVAEIGGQVLEGSRNIYFAEMADPTIAKLSASVIWDARGLSKMFGLIGACLAMYHTALPKNKTKIKAILIPAAVTSILAGVTEPIEFSFMFAAPILFALHAFLSGAGMVVLNILGIRAIGPNGFIDFLLYNVPLGIEKTGWPMFILIGLGQFVVYYLIFRAVITKFNLKTPGREEEGETKLYTKKDYKEKKETERLSEELASVIVKGLGGADNIVKVDNCYTRLRLIVKDSSLVDIALLKEETQANGVIIKGDNVQVVYGLRVNGVRKSVDEYLGIEAN, encoded by the coding sequence ATGAAAGAAAAGATAATGAACCAATTACAAAACTTTTCTAAGGGAATGTTTGTGCCAGTACTAATCTTACCAATAGCAGGTATAATAATTGCTTTAGGAAATATTTTAACAAATGCAAAGTTAGCAGAAGTTTTACCATTTTTACAAAACGATCTAGTTTTTGGACTAGGAAAAATGCTATCAGGCTCATTAGTTTCAATTTTAACAAATCTAGGTATTATTTTTTGTGTAGGATTATCTGTAGGATTAGCTAAAAAGAAGAAAGCAGAAGCTGGATTTACATCATTATTAGTATTTTTAGTATTTATAAATGCAATGAATATATTTTTAACTTTAACTGAAAAATTAGTACCAGCAGATGCATTAAGAGGAAGTGGACAAACAACTGTATTAGGTGTTCAAGTACTTGATATGGGAGTATTTTTAGGAATTATTTTAGGGATAGTTGTTTCATATGTTCATAATAAATATTGTGAAAAGGAATTCAATGGAGCATTTCAAATATATGGAGGAACAAGATTAGTATTTATTATTCTTATTCCAGTAACTGTTTTATTAGCTGTAGTTTTTAGTTTTGTATGGCCGTTTGTACAAAAATTTATTAACAGCACAGGAACATTTATTCAAAATGCAGGTAATTTAGGAATTTTCGTGTATGGAACTTTAGAAAGACTATTAATCCCAACTGGCTTACATCATTTAGTTTATACTCCGTTCTTATATAGTTCTTTAGGTGGAGTTGCTGAAATTGGCGGTCAAGTGTTAGAAGGTTCAAGAAATATTTATTTTGCAGAAATGGCAGATCCAACAATAGCAAAACTTTCTGCATCAGTAATTTGGGATGCAAGAGGACTTTCAAAGATGTTTGGTTTAATTGGTGCATGCTTAGCAATGTATCATACTGCATTACCAAAGAATAAGACTAAGATTAAAGCTATATTAATTCCAGCAGCAGTTACTTCTATATTAGCGGGAGTTACTGAACCAATAGAATTCTCATTTATGTTTGCAGCACCAATACTATTTGCATTACATGCATTCTTAAGCGGTGCAGGAATGGTTGTATTAAATATACTAGGAATTAGAGCAATAGGTCCAAATGGTTTTATAGATTTCTTATTATATAATGTACCTCTTGGAATAGAAAAAACAGGTTGGCCAATGTTTATCTTAATAGGCTTAGGACAGTTTGTAGTTTATTACCTTATCTTTAGAGCTGTAATAACTAAGTTTAATCTTAAGACTCCAGGAAGAGAAGAAGAGGGAGAAACAAAACTTTATACAAAGAAAGATTACAAAGAGAAAAAGGAAACAGAAAGGCTTTCAGAAGAATTAGCATCCGTAATAGTTAAAGGACTTGGCGGGGCTGATAATATTGTAAAAGTAGATAACTGTTATACGAGATTAAGATTAATTGTAAAAGATTCATCATTGGTTGATATTGCTTTATTAAAAGAAGAAACTCAAGCTAATGGAGTAATTATTAAAGGGGATAATGTACAGGTTGTTTATGGTTTAAGAGTAAATGGAGTAAGAAAGAGTGTAGATGAATATCTTGGAATAGAAGCAAATTAA